The window GGTGATACATACGATATGCTTGTTTCAGCATTTAAATCATCGTTTTCCGTAACATTGATTGGGTTCTTTTTACATTTCGGAAGGTTGTGATCTCCGAACTCCATTGCTGTTTCTGTAGAAGCTGGAATTGGCATCAACTCCACAGACTCATCGATCTCATGATACACAGGGTCCATTGGTTGATATACGTGCTTTGATTGTTTAGAGGAggttatattcaaatatttcttacTGTGGTCATTTGGAGATCGTTTGAAGGTTTCATCACATGTTTGATTTTCAATACTTTTATGTTGATGTAAAATATTCCTTTTTGATGGTTTTGACTTTCTACTTGTCTGTATCACTATAATAATGAGAAGCATAAAAATAACAGCCCCTGCTCCGGCTAGTATATAATtcgtatttatttcatttttctggAAAGGCGtttctttactgaaaaattgtttttttgtaTTGGTTTCTGAAAGTAGAGAGGTTATGGTTGTTGGAGCCAGACCTTGGGGGTTTTCTTCCGCAATCCGGCTTATTATTTCAGGTGTACGTGGACTATTAACACGCTCTGCAAgaagagattaaaaaaaaacatcgatGATTATGATATCATTATTTATTGTTGTTAtagtatttgttttgtttttttactatatcttatttttaaaaattgggtTGATATTGTTTTAGGAGGATTagatttttggggggttttttcatagaattaattttttttatcaaaataagttattaataaacttttaaacttCAATAGAGATGCGCAATATTGGCaaactatttttatatatatcacatatttttCTGTAGTTTCCATAATATTCGTGGGTATCAGTTTTGGTTGATTTAGTgacaattatattttcaattcgTGACcaataatattattaatagaaAACGTTTGtagaaattattataattattgcacttcattgaatatatattttggtGGATCAAGTCTGCGACGAAATCTAcacaaaattgtatttaaaaaaatttataataaataaagtaattgTTACATAACTGTACGTGTAACTATTTGGCAATATTTCACAagttttaactttcaaaatattattttctaaactatttttattaatcatatCATGCAAAGTACAAAAAAGAGTGTTTACTACatgattttgattgaataacACATGTACCTTGTATTCTAGTCACTGTTTCAAATTTCAGTTTTGGGTCGAAATTGCAACAAACAAGGTAAAGTGTACAATAcacatataagtatatataatgATGTATATCAAAAAGGTGAATAACAGTAAAGATGAAGAACGTTGTTTACTCAAGATCTGAGTTCTCGGattgttttaattgtcaatggtaaaatttgttcttaacacaaaaagtattattggattgaattaaaattgacataacattcgatatatttactatattatggaaataggttttattaagattttatttgttagtaaaaataattttgcatatttttttttcggttttatctcactttttcaTTGAGAAAAACGTATGGCACacacataaaatattgaaaaatgcttaaaaacgataaaagacacctttttctcaaaacttttatcattgacctcatatagaTTTTATGCCAGCAGAATAAACTCACTTAACTAGTTTACTACGATAAATGTTATAGTAGTATCATCATTCAACCTTTggtcaaatcaaagtactgaagcaCTGAAAGCCTGCAGgttcttttggtgtgtctttatgcatattgtgtagtataGACTGAATattctcattctctctctctctctctctctctctctctctctctctcatgcgtTTAATGTcagcaaagcgtcagagagcgaccaaattttgtaaatggctataaacaaaaaatatgtctttttagtagaagttaaaaagttcaacagttgctgccttgaattttgcaacaagcattatatattcaatcctcatttcttcatcgcgctgcaaagtagttcatggaaattcatgcgcattgtatgtgtccaaaatgcatagtaatgttttaaaaacacgttattaataagaaaactaaaaaagatagacaattcattcgaaatttaaaaaaagatacaaaatgccaacacttttgacaaaacatcgctctttgtgtaactatttggtatagcggaagctttaccttgacgctgtttggttttttgtttacttttgaagttgtgcaatttatagtaacattggcgatttgcctgcctatagccaggactctgctttcagcagagcccagCTAAAAACTGATAAAGGAAATTCAGactgaaatatttataaatactgccaatgaaattttaatgctttgtatATATTTAGTGCCACTGCCACTTATTTTATGTATCTCATTTTTATTACAGtaaagcaatttgtattatatttacaatCAAGAAAATCTCAACACATGTAACAT is drawn from Crassostrea angulata isolate pt1a10 chromosome 5, ASM2561291v2, whole genome shotgun sequence and contains these coding sequences:
- the LOC128185132 gene encoding uncharacterized protein LOC128185132, producing the protein MNKTECTAGYFGPFCNESCPPGRFGPRCGGWCSPKCTAEYCNHISGCHLIIKNTVQLTVSERVNSPRTPEIISRIAEENPQGLAPTTITSLLSETNTKKQFFSKETPFQKNEINTNYILAGAGAVIFMLLIIIVIQTSRKSKPSKRNILHQHKSIENQTCDETFKRSPNDHSKKYLNITSSKQSKHVYQPMDPVYHEIDESVELMPIPASTETAMEFGDHNLPKCKKNPINVTENDDLNAETSISYVSPSTCLDTNKADYLQPVFVQANIEIESKQETHSYIDVTG